One Streptomyces sp. V4I8 genomic window carries:
- a CDS encoding ABC transporter permease yields MADFSLSRAIRWDTVVGTLLIVVLLLSFGTVDGFGNALNLSFLIGNTLPIAMIALPMTLLVVSGEIDLSVASTAGLSGAVMGALWNQGMTIETIIPICLVLGVVCGLINGLLVTKLGLPSLAVTIGTLAAYRGIAQIVLGSDAVTDFPTQYLDFAAGRIGDTFIPYAFLPFLVLLAIAVVALHATPFGRSLFAIGASEEAARFAGIRVKRQKLILFTVTGLMASLTGIFWALHYASARYDNATGLELSVVAAVLLGGIDFDGGKGTLGGAIAGVFLLGALQNVMSLQDVSAQSQIVVTGVLLVLSVLGPRVARQISVARAARSAGKAV; encoded by the coding sequence ATGGCTGACTTCTCCCTGAGCCGAGCGATCCGATGGGACACGGTCGTAGGCACTCTTCTGATCGTCGTGCTCCTGCTGTCCTTCGGAACGGTCGACGGTTTCGGAAACGCTCTCAACCTGTCGTTCCTGATCGGAAACACCCTTCCGATCGCGATGATCGCCCTGCCGATGACGCTCCTGGTCGTCTCGGGCGAGATCGATCTCTCGGTCGCCTCGACCGCCGGTCTCTCCGGCGCCGTGATGGGCGCCCTGTGGAACCAGGGCATGACGATCGAAACGATCATCCCGATCTGCCTGGTACTCGGTGTGGTCTGCGGACTGATCAACGGTCTGCTGGTGACCAAGCTGGGACTGCCGTCCCTCGCCGTCACCATCGGCACCCTGGCCGCCTACCGGGGCATCGCACAGATCGTGCTCGGCTCCGACGCGGTGACCGACTTCCCCACCCAGTACCTGGACTTCGCGGCCGGACGCATCGGCGACACCTTCATCCCGTACGCCTTCCTGCCCTTCCTGGTCCTGCTCGCGATCGCCGTGGTCGCGCTGCACGCCACCCCGTTCGGGCGGTCGCTGTTCGCGATCGGCGCGAGCGAGGAGGCGGCCCGCTTCGCCGGGATCCGCGTCAAGCGGCAGAAGCTCATCCTGTTCACGGTGACCGGCCTGATGGCCTCTCTCACCGGGATCTTCTGGGCCCTGCACTACGCCAGCGCCCGCTACGACAACGCCACGGGGCTCGAACTCTCCGTCGTGGCGGCCGTGTTGCTCGGCGGCATCGACTTCGACGGCGGCAAGGGCACGCTCGGTGGTGCGATCGCGGGAGTCTTCCTGCTCGGCGCGCTGCAGAACGTGATGAGCCTCCAGGACGTCTCCGCCCAGTCGCAGATCGTCGTCACCGGCGTCCTGCTGGTCCTCTCCGTGCTCGGCCCCCGGGTCGCACGCCAGATCTCCGTCGCGAGGGCGGCACGCTCCGCTGGAAAGGCCGTCTGA
- the rhaS gene encoding rhamnose ABC transporter substrate-binding protein — MRKASIRRTCAALAAVTSLALAATACGGTTKEDVKNEGASAATDGKADPNAELKKGLTVGFLPKQVNNPYFTSADKGGEAALKELGSSYKEVGPSSATDTAGQVSYVNTLTQQQVDAMAVSAQDPGALCTALKQAMKNGIKVVTYDSDTTPDCRNAFVSQASAEDLGRTEVQLLAEQIDYKGEIAVLSAAQTATNQNVWIDFMKEELKDPKYKDIKLVKVAYGDDDAQKSFQQTQGLLQEYPNLKGIISPTTVGIKAAAQYLSGSKYKGKVKLTGLGTPNDMRKYVKNGTVEAFELWDPAKLGELAARTAVALSSGQITGKEGETFKAGDMGEYTIGKDGVISLGKPTVFDAKNIDQFNF; from the coding sequence ATGCGCAAGGCATCCATCCGCCGTACCTGCGCGGCCCTCGCCGCCGTCACCTCGCTCGCCCTGGCCGCCACCGCGTGCGGCGGTACCACCAAGGAGGACGTCAAGAACGAGGGCGCCTCCGCCGCCACCGACGGCAAGGCCGACCCGAACGCCGAGCTGAAGAAGGGCCTGACCGTCGGCTTCCTGCCCAAGCAGGTCAACAACCCCTACTTCACCTCCGCCGACAAGGGCGGCGAGGCGGCCCTGAAGGAGCTGGGCTCCAGCTACAAGGAGGTCGGTCCGTCCAGCGCGACCGACACCGCCGGCCAGGTCTCCTACGTCAACACGCTCACCCAGCAGCAGGTCGACGCGATGGCCGTCTCCGCGCAGGACCCGGGCGCCCTGTGCACCGCGCTCAAGCAGGCCATGAAGAACGGCATCAAGGTCGTCACCTACGACTCCGACACCACCCCCGACTGCCGCAACGCCTTCGTCTCGCAGGCGTCCGCCGAGGACCTGGGCCGCACCGAGGTGCAGCTGCTCGCCGAGCAGATCGACTACAAGGGTGAGATCGCAGTCCTGTCCGCCGCACAGACCGCGACGAACCAGAACGTCTGGATCGACTTCATGAAGGAGGAGCTGAAGGACCCCAAGTACAAGGACATCAAGCTCGTCAAGGTCGCCTACGGTGACGACGACGCCCAGAAGTCCTTCCAGCAGACCCAGGGCCTGCTCCAGGAGTACCCGAACCTGAAGGGGATCATCTCCCCGACCACCGTCGGCATCAAGGCCGCCGCACAGTACCTGTCGGGCTCCAAGTACAAGGGCAAGGTCAAGCTGACCGGCCTCGGCACCCCCAACGACATGCGCAAGTACGTCAAGAACGGCACCGTCGAGGCGTTCGAGCTGTGGGACCCGGCGAAGCTCGGCGAGCTGGCCGCCCGTACCGCCGTCGCCCTGTCCTCCGGGCAGATCACCGGCAAGGAGGGCGAGACCTTCAAGGCCGGCGACATGGGCGAGTACACCATCGGCAAGGACGGCGTGATCAGCCTCGGCAAGCCGACCGTCTTCGACGCCAAGAACATCGACCAGTTCAACTTCTAG
- a CDS encoding L-rhamnose mutarotase — MQRVCFLLKVRQDRLDEYRERHAAVWPEMLEALSATGWHNYSLFLREDGLLVGYLETEDFAAAQAGMEAAEVNARWQKEMAPFFESLDGARPDEAMKPLTEVFHLA, encoded by the coding sequence ATGCAGCGCGTGTGCTTCCTGCTGAAGGTCCGTCAGGACCGCTTGGACGAGTACCGCGAGCGGCACGCCGCCGTGTGGCCGGAGATGCTCGAAGCGCTCTCCGCCACCGGCTGGCACAACTACTCGCTCTTCCTGCGGGAGGACGGCCTCCTGGTCGGCTACCTGGAGACCGAGGACTTCGCCGCCGCCCAGGCCGGCATGGAGGCCGCGGAGGTCAACGCCCGCTGGCAGAAGGAGATGGCGCCGTTCTTCGAATCGCTGGACGGCGCCCGGCCCGACGAGGCCATGAAACCGCTGACGGAAGTGTTCCACCTCGCCTGA
- a CDS encoding BNR repeat-containing protein → MKRRTLLGAALAGAVMTPALASGTARAADPGPSVTLTGTTTLDTQAIFFVSYDGLVNNNSFQKNGLLTYKGYQYAVWYTADRNAVVGRRALGSTTWSTVKVGHTLRYNDSHNVISMGISKVDGRLHLNMDSHSDGFTYVKSVAGLVDNPAGLSWIASFGAPQSTLDGLALTSQFTYPQFISTPDGQLQLSYRVAVSGNGRNALAEYNGSTWTNLGEWSSSTGTYTSEHGSSTARNMYLHGIDYDKNGRLHSFFTWREQNGAVMCNGGGISNHDTGYVYSDDRGRTWRNNAGTVVGTTGGSDKVTVTDSGLVIDAINADHSLMNQESQFTDSAGLPHAIISYVPGRFGQCTTNYVADRTANGRAFHVRKNSSGTWQKTEIPVPLNSSQRTKLILDKYDNAYAIFPFCRIAGASKASGYTDWTVLYDGVTAGLNAFGEVVIDETRVAQDNFLSIMYQEKSSGTTPSALRNLNFRLPA, encoded by the coding sequence ATGAAGAGACGTACGCTGCTGGGCGCCGCCCTCGCTGGAGCCGTGATGACCCCCGCCCTCGCCTCAGGCACCGCCCGTGCCGCCGACCCAGGGCCCTCGGTCACCCTGACCGGCACCACCACGCTCGACACACAGGCCATCTTCTTCGTCTCGTACGACGGTCTGGTCAACAACAACTCCTTCCAGAAGAACGGCCTGCTGACCTACAAGGGCTACCAGTACGCGGTCTGGTACACCGCCGACCGCAACGCCGTCGTCGGCCGCCGCGCGCTCGGCTCCACCACCTGGTCCACGGTCAAGGTCGGCCACACCCTGCGCTACAACGACTCCCACAACGTCATCTCGATGGGGATCTCGAAGGTCGACGGCCGGCTCCACCTCAACATGGACTCGCACAGCGACGGCTTCACCTACGTCAAGTCGGTCGCCGGTCTCGTGGACAACCCGGCCGGCCTGAGCTGGATCGCGAGCTTCGGAGCCCCCCAGTCCACCCTGGACGGCCTCGCGCTCACCTCGCAGTTCACCTACCCGCAGTTCATCTCCACGCCCGACGGCCAGCTCCAGCTCAGCTACCGCGTCGCCGTCTCCGGCAACGGCCGCAACGCCCTTGCCGAATACAACGGTTCGACCTGGACGAACCTCGGCGAGTGGAGCAGCTCCACGGGTACGTACACCAGCGAACACGGCTCCTCGACCGCCCGCAACATGTACCTGCACGGCATCGACTACGACAAGAACGGCCGGCTGCACTCCTTCTTCACCTGGCGTGAGCAGAACGGCGCCGTGATGTGCAACGGCGGCGGGATCAGCAACCACGACACCGGCTACGTCTACTCCGACGACCGCGGCCGCACCTGGCGCAACAACGCCGGCACCGTCGTCGGCACCACCGGCGGCTCCGACAAGGTCACCGTCACCGACAGCGGCCTGGTGATCGACGCGATCAACGCGGACCACTCCCTGATGAACCAGGAGAGCCAGTTCACCGACTCCGCCGGCCTGCCGCACGCGATCATCAGCTACGTACCCGGCCGCTTCGGACAGTGCACCACCAACTACGTCGCCGACCGCACCGCCAACGGCCGCGCCTTCCACGTCCGCAAGAACTCCTCCGGCACCTGGCAGAAGACCGAGATCCCGGTCCCGCTGAACTCCAGCCAGCGCACCAAGCTGATCCTGGACAAGTACGACAACGCGTACGCGATCTTCCCGTTCTGCCGGATAGCGGGAGCCTCCAAGGCCTCCGGATACACGGACTGGACGGTGCTGTACGACGGCGTCACCGCCGGACTCAACGCCTTCGGCGAGGTCGTGATCGACGAGACGCGCGTCGCGCAGGACAACTTCCTGTCGATCATGTACCAGGAGAAGTCCAGCGGTACGACGCCCTCGGCGCTGCGCAACCTCAACTTCCGCCTTCCTGCCTGA
- a CDS encoding LacI family DNA-binding transcriptional regulator produces the protein MTQSVGIKDVARAAGVSVGTVSNVINRPDAVATETRARVQSAIDRLGYVRSESARQLRAGRSRIMGLLVLDMGNPFFVDVARGAERTARDAGLGVMVCNSAQSAGEEAEYLSLFAEQRVRGVLLTPADATGRNIDTFRRHNIPFVLVDRVAEGTTECSVSVDDVAGGALAVRHLVDAGHRSIAYVSGPPGLNQVRDRRTGALNALEEAGLGPDSLRELPTERLDVAAGRDAGARLLGLADRPTAVFCANDLLALGVLQAMYAAGVDVPDDLAIVGYDDIEFAAAAAVPLTSVRQPAVTMGTLAAEMLLEETEEETGTKKHEHRRVVLQPELVVRRSSLPAR, from the coding sequence ATGACCCAGTCGGTGGGTATCAAGGACGTCGCCCGCGCCGCCGGAGTCTCCGTCGGCACGGTCTCGAACGTCATCAACCGCCCGGACGCGGTCGCGACCGAGACCCGGGCGCGCGTGCAGTCCGCGATAGACCGGCTGGGCTATGTCCGCAGCGAGTCCGCGCGCCAGCTGCGCGCGGGCCGCAGCCGCATCATGGGGCTGCTCGTCCTCGACATGGGCAACCCCTTCTTCGTCGACGTCGCGCGCGGCGCCGAGCGGACCGCACGCGACGCCGGACTCGGCGTCATGGTCTGCAACAGCGCGCAGAGCGCCGGCGAGGAGGCCGAGTATCTGTCGCTCTTCGCCGAGCAGCGGGTGCGGGGCGTGCTGCTGACCCCGGCCGACGCCACGGGCCGCAACATCGACACGTTCCGGCGGCACAACATCCCCTTCGTCCTCGTCGACCGTGTCGCCGAGGGCACCACCGAGTGCTCGGTCTCCGTCGACGACGTCGCGGGCGGCGCGCTGGCCGTGCGCCATCTCGTCGACGCCGGACACCGCTCCATCGCGTACGTCAGCGGCCCGCCCGGCCTCAACCAGGTCCGCGACCGCCGCACCGGCGCCCTGAACGCGCTGGAGGAGGCCGGCCTCGGCCCCGACTCCCTGCGTGAACTGCCCACCGAGCGGCTCGACGTCGCCGCCGGCCGGGACGCCGGCGCCCGCCTGCTCGGCCTCGCCGACCGGCCCACCGCCGTCTTCTGCGCCAACGACCTGCTCGCCCTCGGCGTCCTCCAGGCCATGTACGCCGCGGGTGTCGACGTCCCCGACGACCTCGCGATCGTCGGCTACGACGACATCGAGTTCGCGGCCGCCGCGGCCGTCCCCCTCACCTCCGTACGGCAGCCCGCGGTCACCATGGGCACGCTCGCGGCGGAGATGCTGCTGGAGGAGACGGAGGAGGAGACCGGCACGAAGAAGCACGAGCACCGGCGGGTCGTCCTGCAACCGGAGCTGGTGGTACGGCGGTCCAGTCTCCCGGCCCGCTGA
- a CDS encoding alpha/beta fold hydrolase produces MTVSYRQPGVVLTDRHFTVPLDHDAPKGETIELYAREVVATDKAHQDLPWLVYLQGGPGFGANRFVGKGSWLGRALKEYRVLLLDQRGTGHSTPANRQTLPLRGGPAEQADYLTHFRADSIVRDCEAIRRDVTGGAPWTVLGQSFGGFCTVNYLSTAPEGLTAAVITGGLPSLDAHADDVYRAAYPRIERKVAAHYARYPQDVERARRIADHLLAHDVVLPNGFRLTAEAFQSLGIVLGGSEGSHRLHYLLEEAFVRTPQGSALSDAFQEEVQGLLSYASHPLYALVHEAIYGQDARPTAWSAERVRAEFPQFDAAKTLAGDGPLLFTGETIHPWMFDCDPALRPLRETAELLAARTDWTPLYDPARLAANEVPVAAAVYHDDMYVDTAHSLATARAIRGLRTWVTDEFEHDGVRAGGPRVLERLLALTRDEA; encoded by the coding sequence TTGACCGTCAGCTACCGCCAGCCCGGCGTCGTCCTCACCGACCGCCACTTCACCGTGCCCCTTGACCACGACGCCCCGAAGGGCGAGACGATCGAGCTCTACGCCCGTGAGGTCGTCGCCACCGACAAGGCGCACCAGGACCTGCCGTGGCTGGTCTACCTCCAGGGCGGCCCCGGCTTCGGGGCGAACCGCTTCGTCGGCAAGGGCTCCTGGCTCGGCCGCGCCCTCAAGGAGTACCGCGTCCTGCTGCTGGACCAGCGCGGCACCGGACACTCCACCCCCGCCAACCGCCAGACGCTCCCGCTGCGCGGCGGCCCCGCCGAACAGGCCGACTACCTCACGCACTTCCGCGCCGACTCGATCGTCCGCGACTGCGAGGCGATCCGCCGGGACGTGACCGGCGGCGCTCCCTGGACCGTCCTCGGCCAGAGCTTCGGCGGCTTCTGCACGGTCAACTACCTCTCCACCGCCCCGGAGGGCCTGACCGCCGCCGTCATCACCGGCGGCCTGCCCTCCCTCGACGCCCACGCCGACGACGTCTACCGCGCGGCCTACCCCCGGATCGAGCGCAAGGTCGCCGCGCACTACGCCCGCTACCCGCAGGACGTCGAGCGCGCCCGCCGTATCGCCGACCACCTCCTCGCGCACGACGTGGTCCTGCCGAACGGCTTCCGCCTCACCGCCGAGGCCTTCCAGTCCCTCGGCATCGTCCTCGGCGGCAGCGAGGGCAGCCACCGCCTGCACTACCTGCTGGAGGAGGCCTTCGTCCGCACCCCGCAGGGTTCCGCCCTCTCGGATGCCTTCCAGGAGGAGGTCCAGGGCCTGCTGTCGTACGCGAGCCACCCGCTGTACGCCCTCGTCCACGAGGCGATCTACGGCCAGGACGCCCGCCCCACCGCCTGGTCCGCCGAGCGCGTCCGCGCCGAGTTCCCGCAGTTCGACGCGGCCAAGACACTCGCCGGGGACGGACCGCTGCTGTTCACCGGCGAGACCATCCACCCCTGGATGTTCGACTGCGACCCGGCGCTGCGCCCGCTGCGCGAGACGGCCGAACTCCTCGCCGCCCGCACCGACTGGACGCCCCTGTACGACCCGGCGCGCCTCGCCGCCAACGAGGTGCCGGTCGCGGCGGCCGTCTACCACGACGACATGTACGTCGACACCGCCCACTCCCTCGCCACCGCCCGCGCCATCCGAGGTCTGCGCACCTGGGTCACCGACGAGTTCGAGCACGACGGCGTACGGGCGGGCGGCCCCCGTGTCCTGGAGCGGCTGCTGGCGCTGACGCGCGACGAGGCCTGA
- a CDS encoding tryptophan 2,3-dioxygenase family protein translates to MARVVTEHVRQIGKHFLSERMLTELSNIRTRHAMRCSFLDAFLECLLDKHEGRYGNRTYLALPLLELLLDDQHAEVSPDRLSTLLVSDAIRFELETAGGSPEPPSRGRPDPVTLRKRLRHAVRFVVADRSGPDGVDLEDGVDQLPRPPATDAGRWFDVTVQPVYVLHDEYFFIRLLQTHEMLFTAIATDIRTAIGALRDGQLEAGVERIDHATAVFERAAILFRIIATMRADQFSTFRQFTQGASAIQSEQYKRFEILCGLPPAPRLHSPAFTSVPAVRDEAENAAHDTITQAYLDLRGAGAFGQAEWTLLDAALGRLEARHQRWKSTHRSLAVRMLGDAHGSGYTDGVPYLTKCVKNRLFWQLSAQ, encoded by the coding sequence ATGGCCCGCGTGGTCACGGAACACGTGCGGCAGATCGGGAAGCACTTCCTGTCGGAGCGCATGCTGACCGAGTTGAGCAATATTCGAACTCGGCATGCCATGCGCTGCTCCTTTCTCGACGCATTTCTCGAATGCCTGCTGGACAAACATGAGGGGCGCTATGGGAACCGGACCTATCTTGCGCTGCCGCTCCTGGAACTCCTCCTGGACGACCAGCACGCCGAGGTGAGCCCCGACCGGCTGTCCACCCTGCTGGTGTCCGACGCCATTCGATTCGAGTTGGAGACGGCGGGAGGGTCCCCCGAGCCGCCTTCCCGGGGCCGTCCGGATCCGGTGACGCTGCGCAAGCGGCTGCGTCATGCCGTGCGGTTCGTGGTCGCCGATCGCAGCGGACCGGACGGCGTCGACCTGGAGGACGGCGTCGACCAGTTGCCCAGGCCGCCGGCGACGGATGCCGGCCGGTGGTTCGACGTGACCGTCCAACCCGTGTACGTGCTGCATGACGAATACTTCTTCATCCGCCTCCTACAGACCCACGAAATGCTCTTCACGGCGATCGCGACCGACATTCGGACAGCGATCGGAGCGCTGCGCGACGGGCAACTGGAAGCAGGTGTGGAGCGCATAGATCACGCGACCGCAGTTTTCGAGCGCGCCGCGATACTGTTCCGGATCATCGCCACGATGCGGGCCGATCAATTCTCCACATTCCGGCAATTCACTCAAGGGGCCAGCGCAATTCAGTCCGAACAGTACAAGAGGTTCGAGATTCTGTGCGGCCTTCCGCCTGCCCCGCGCCTGCATTCCCCTGCCTTCACGTCTGTGCCCGCAGTGCGGGACGAGGCGGAAAACGCCGCGCATGACACCATCACCCAGGCATATCTCGACCTCCGCGGCGCGGGCGCGTTCGGCCAGGCCGAGTGGACTCTGCTCGACGCGGCACTCGGCAGGCTGGAGGCCCGGCACCAGCGCTGGAAGTCCACCCACCGCAGTCTTGCCGTGCGCATGCTCGGCGATGCGCACGGCTCCGGCTACACCGATGGCGTTCCGTACTTGACCAAATGTGTGAAGAATCGGCTGTTTTGGCAGCTCAGCGCGCAATGA
- a CDS encoding PIG-L deacetylase family protein produces the protein MTEPTITQLQPMPEDWRRALAVVAHPDDLEYGCSAAIAAWTDAGREVAYVLATRGEAGIDTLEPAKCGPLREREQRASAAVVGVSAVEFLDHKDGVIEYGIALRRDIAAAIRRHRPELVITLNHRDTWGGVAWNTPDHVAVGRATLDAAGDAGNRWIFPELGEQGLEPWDGVRWVAVAGSSTPTHAVDATAGLERGVRSLLEHRTYIEVLTDEDPETYARRFLTANAGATGERFGGKPAVAFELFSRQF, from the coding sequence ATGACGGAGCCGACGATCACTCAACTCCAGCCCATGCCCGAGGACTGGCGGCGCGCTCTCGCCGTCGTGGCGCACCCGGACGACCTCGAGTACGGCTGCTCGGCGGCGATCGCCGCCTGGACCGACGCGGGCCGCGAGGTCGCCTACGTCCTCGCGACCCGCGGCGAGGCCGGCATCGACACGCTGGAACCCGCGAAGTGCGGCCCGCTGCGGGAACGCGAGCAGCGGGCGAGCGCCGCGGTGGTGGGCGTGTCCGCGGTGGAGTTCCTCGATCACAAGGACGGCGTGATCGAGTACGGCATCGCCCTGCGCCGCGACATCGCTGCCGCGATCCGCCGGCACCGGCCCGAGCTGGTGATCACGCTCAACCATCGGGACACCTGGGGCGGCGTCGCCTGGAACACCCCCGACCACGTCGCGGTCGGCCGCGCCACGCTGGACGCGGCCGGCGACGCGGGCAACCGCTGGATATTCCCGGAGCTCGGCGAGCAGGGCCTGGAGCCCTGGGACGGTGTCCGCTGGGTGGCAGTCGCCGGCTCCAGCACACCCACGCACGCGGTGGATGCGACGGCGGGTCTGGAGCGCGGGGTGCGCTCGCTACTCGAACACCGCACCTACATCGAGGTGTTGACGGACGAGGACCCGGAGACGTACGCCCGCCGCTTCCTCACCGCGAACGCCGGGGCGACGGGGGAGCGGTTCGGCGGGAAGCCGGCCGTGGCGTTCGAACTGTTCAGCCGGCAGTTCTGA
- the sigJ gene encoding RNA polymerase sigma factor SigJ, protein MVNDKELLADRFEEHRGHLKAVAYRMLGSLAEAEDAVQEAWLKLSRSDADDIENLGGWLTTVVGRVCLDMLRSRTRRHEEPLDDTFVPDPVIRPLATIDPEQEVLHADSVGLALLVVLEALEPAERIAFVLHDMFAVPFDDIATIVERSSAATRQLASRARHRVKGATPSTEPDPGRQRQVLDAFMAASRAGDFEALLAVLDPGIVLRVDSGPLVGGAAASKVVRGAKPVAEQAMLFRQFAHYMQFVSVNGAVGVLNAPEGRPQSVMAVTVVDGRITEMYILADPERLAGLDLPDLAG, encoded by the coding sequence ATGGTGAACGACAAGGAACTGCTGGCGGACCGCTTCGAGGAGCACCGCGGTCATCTCAAGGCGGTCGCCTACCGCATGCTCGGCTCGCTGGCCGAGGCGGAGGACGCCGTCCAGGAGGCCTGGCTGAAGCTGAGCCGCAGCGACGCGGACGACATCGAGAACCTCGGCGGCTGGCTGACCACGGTGGTCGGCCGGGTCTGCCTGGACATGCTGCGCTCGCGCACGCGGCGTCACGAGGAGCCGCTGGACGACACCTTCGTCCCGGACCCCGTGATCAGGCCGCTGGCGACGATCGACCCGGAGCAGGAGGTGCTCCATGCCGACTCCGTGGGTCTGGCCCTGCTCGTCGTACTGGAGGCTCTGGAGCCCGCCGAACGGATCGCGTTCGTGCTGCACGACATGTTCGCGGTGCCGTTCGACGACATCGCGACGATCGTGGAGCGCTCCTCGGCCGCCACCCGGCAGCTCGCCAGTCGTGCCCGGCACCGGGTGAAGGGTGCCACGCCGTCGACCGAGCCCGATCCCGGCCGGCAGCGGCAGGTCCTCGACGCCTTCATGGCCGCCTCCCGCGCGGGGGACTTCGAGGCGCTGCTCGCGGTCCTCGACCCCGGCATCGTGCTGCGGGTCGACTCCGGACCGCTGGTCGGTGGTGCGGCGGCGTCCAAGGTGGTGCGCGGTGCGAAGCCGGTGGCCGAACAGGCCATGCTGTTCCGGCAGTTCGCGCACTACATGCAGTTCGTGTCCGTCAACGGCGCGGTCGGGGTCCTCAACGCCCCGGAAGGCCGGCCGCAGTCGGTCATGGCCGTCACCGTCGTCGACGGCCGGATCACCGAGATGTACATCCTGGCCGACCCCGAGCGGCTGGCCGGCCTCGACCTGCCGGACCTCGCCGGCTGA
- a CDS encoding DUF5999 family protein, whose product MCSHRPPCPNVDSPDHHNAAIVSAHPEQGWSLLCNGTIVFDDTGELLPDGRVVDPHRTVGVLVVAV is encoded by the coding sequence ATGTGCAGCCACCGGCCCCCGTGCCCGAACGTCGACAGCCCGGACCACCACAACGCCGCGATCGTGTCGGCCCACCCCGAGCAGGGCTGGAGCCTGCTGTGCAACGGCACCATCGTCTTCGACGACACCGGTGAGCTTCTGCCGGACGGGCGGGTCGTGGACCCGCACCGCACGGTCGGCGTACTGGTGGTGGCCGTCTGA
- a CDS encoding pentapeptide repeat-containing protein translates to MLNGMQDQMFEQGDLRGDCTSCFGLCCVALPFAASADFAVDKAAGKACQNLRDDHRCGIHDRLRQTGFTGCTVYDCFGAGQKVSQITFAGQDWRTGSHEHARQMFDVFPVVRQLHELLWYLTEALTLPAAGPLKADLRRILDRTEELTRQTPEELAALDVGAHRQEVNALLLKASELARAGFGGRKKNRRGADLMGARLRGADLRGANLRGAYLIAADLTGADLRGADLIGADLRDTDLTDADLTDAFFLTQPQLNAARGGAGTRLPASVSRPVHWAAQV, encoded by the coding sequence ATGCTGAACGGTATGCAAGATCAGATGTTCGAACAGGGTGATCTGCGCGGCGACTGCACCAGCTGCTTCGGGCTGTGCTGTGTGGCCCTGCCCTTCGCCGCCTCCGCCGACTTCGCGGTCGACAAGGCGGCCGGGAAGGCCTGCCAGAACCTCCGCGACGACCACCGGTGCGGCATCCACGACCGGCTCCGGCAGACCGGCTTCACCGGCTGCACCGTTTACGACTGCTTCGGCGCCGGCCAGAAGGTCTCGCAGATCACCTTCGCGGGCCAGGACTGGCGTACGGGCTCCCATGAGCACGCCCGGCAGATGTTCGACGTCTTCCCGGTCGTCCGTCAGCTCCACGAACTGCTCTGGTACCTCACCGAGGCGCTCACCCTGCCCGCCGCCGGTCCCCTGAAGGCCGACCTGCGCCGGATCCTGGACCGGACCGAGGAGCTCACCCGGCAGACCCCGGAGGAGCTCGCGGCGCTGGACGTGGGCGCGCACCGCCAGGAGGTCAACGCGCTCCTGCTCAAGGCCAGTGAGCTGGCGCGGGCCGGATTCGGCGGCCGCAAGAAGAACCGCCGGGGCGCGGACCTGATGGGCGCCCGGCTGCGGGGCGCCGACCTGCGCGGCGCGAACCTGCGCGGTGCCTACCTCATCGCCGCCGACCTGACCGGCGCCGATCTGCGCGGGGCCGATCTCATCGGTGCCGACCTGCGCGACACCGACCTCACCGACGCCGATCTGACGGACGCCTTCTTCCTCACCCAGCCCCAGCTGAACGCGGCCCGGGGCGGCGCGGGCACCCGGCTGCCCGCCTCAGTCAGCCGCCCTGTGCACTGGGCAGCACAGGTCTGA
- a CDS encoding TetR/AcrR family transcriptional regulator, protein MAANQGERTRRRLSTQERREQLLTVGARLFSESPYDEVWIEQVAEIAGVSRGLLYHYFPNKRDFFAAVVERESERMLRMTAAVPGVPVREQLAAGLDTYLEYVEAHAHGYRAFHRADAAGDQAVRKVYQRALAAQEKQILAAMAADPEFGPVFEGRPDVRLAVRGWLAFTTAVCLEWLRGADLSREQVRDLCARALLGVITP, encoded by the coding sequence ATGGCCGCCAACCAGGGCGAGCGCACGCGCCGCCGGCTCAGCACCCAGGAGCGCCGTGAACAGCTCCTGACCGTCGGGGCGCGGCTGTTCTCGGAGAGTCCGTACGACGAGGTGTGGATCGAGCAGGTCGCCGAGATCGCCGGCGTCTCGCGCGGGCTGCTCTACCACTACTTCCCCAACAAGCGTGACTTCTTCGCGGCCGTCGTCGAGCGGGAGAGCGAGCGCATGCTGCGGATGACGGCCGCCGTGCCCGGAGTCCCGGTCCGTGAGCAGCTCGCCGCGGGCCTCGACACGTATCTGGAGTACGTCGAGGCCCACGCCCACGGCTACCGCGCCTTCCACCGTGCCGACGCGGCCGGCGACCAGGCCGTGCGCAAGGTCTACCAACGGGCCCTGGCCGCGCAGGAGAAGCAGATTCTGGCGGCGATGGCGGCGGATCCCGAGTTCGGCCCCGTCTTCGAGGGGCGGCCCGATGTCCGGCTCGCCGTGCGGGGCTGGCTGGCGTTCACCACGGCCGTCTGCCTGGAGTGGCTGCGGGGCGCGGACCTCTCCCGGGAGCAGGTGCGCGACCTGTGTGCCCGCGCTCTGCTGGGTGTCATCACACCCTGA